The DNA region CGTCATCGGCCGCCCCGTGCGCGCCCGGCAGATTCCCCTTCCTGTCGAGGCGAAGCCCGGCAATCGCCTCTACAAGTGGAAGTTCTCCTTCTCCGACTTCGTGGTCGGCCCGTCCAACGAGCTGGCCTACGCCGCGGCCAAGGGCCTGTGCGAGAAGACTATGGGCGCGGACCAGCTTTTCCTGAGCTCCACGCCCGGCCTGGGCAAGACGCATCTTTTGCAGGCGCTGGGTCAGGCCCTGAGCACTGTCTGCAACCGGAAGAACCCGCGCATCGAGTACCTGAGCGGTGAGGAGTTCGCCCGCCGCTGGCTCGGCGCCATGCAGAACCGGCAGCTCGAAAGCTTCAAGGATCGCTATCGCGACAACGTGGACATCCTGCTGCTCGAGGATATCCACTTTTTCCAAGGCAAGCAGAAGATGCAGGACGAGCTGCTCGCCACCATCCGCAGCCTGCAGGACCGCGGCTCCAAGGTCGTGCTCTCCAGCTCGTTTCTGCCGCGGGAGCTGAAGGACGTGGACAGCCAGCTCGCCTCGCGTTTCTGCTCCGGCTTCCTCGCCGTCATCGACAAGCCGGACTTCGAGACAAGACGACGCATTCTTATGCGTAAAGCCGACATATTTGAGTATCCGCTCTCGGACAACGTCGCTTCGCTTCTTGCAGACCGTCTTACCTCCGACGTGCGGCAGCTCGAAAGCTGCCTGCAGAACCTCATTCTCAAGGCCAAGCTCCTGAACCAGGGCATCACGCCGGAGCTTGCCGAGAGGGTGCTGGAAAACTACGCGCCCCAGTCCATGGAGCTCAACATGGACGCGATCATTGAGTTCATCTGCAGAAGTTACGATCTTTCCGAGACGGATCTCAGCTCCCGCAGCCGGCAGCGCCGTACCGTCCAGGCCCGCAACACGGCCTTCTTCCTGGCCAGGAAGCATACGGAACTTTCCTTGAAGGACATCGGCAGCCGGTTCAATCGCAGGCACTCCACCGTGCTCAAAGGCATCTCCAACGTGGAGCGGGAAATGCAGCTGGAAACCCCGCTCGGCCGCCAGCTTCAGAATACGGTGGATCTGGCCGGACGCTACGGCGCCCAGGCCTCTGCGCCCCCAGAATAGAATCAGAGCAGGGCGAGCTCCATCTTGCCCCATGCCCCCATCTTCTGACCGCACTGGACGAACACCCCTTCCAGGCGCGGACCCTCCCCCCTGGCCAGCCCTTGGGCTGCCTCCAGAACCGATTCCACGTCGGCCTCCGCCTTGAGCTCGTTGCACAGGGCGGTGGCCGCCGCGTCGGCAAAGACGCCACTGGCCGAGCGGACCACCACGAGATCGCCCCGGCCGAGGCTCAGAGAGTGGCCGTACGTGGCCGAGGATGCGCACAGGGAGACGGGAAACTCGTTTGCCGGGATACGCACCCCGAGAGACGCTTCACGCCCTGGATCGGCCAGCAGGGCGATGGTGCGGTCCTTCGTGGAAATCATGTAGGTGTCGCCACCGTTCTCCACCAGGACCTCGGCGGAGAGGGGGGCCAGGGCGCGGGCCACGTGCTCTGCCACGCCGCCGGCCACGGCGGCCATGGGTCCCACGCCGCAGGCGCGGGCCGCGTCGGCCATGGCGCGGATTACGGGATGGCTTGCTTCGGGCACACCCACCGGGGTGAGGCTGGCGGCGAACTCCGGATGGCAGAGAATGAACGCCTTGAGCCGGCTGCGCAACTCGTGCACGGCGGCGGAAGCCTCGGCAGCCAGGTTGCGCGCGGCCACGATATGGAGGTCGGTTTCCTCGATGACTATCTGGAAGGCGCACTCGCCGCTGCGCGGGCAGGTGCTGGTGCGGTAGGAGCGCGCCGGGGCGATGGAGTGGGGAAATGGCACGGGATCGTGTTCCGGGCTGGAGGTCTTACGATGCGTGCTCTGGGTGATAGGCGCTACTGCGGCCGCTTGTCCATGGGCACGCGGATGTTCTGCGTGGACTCCGGCGGATTGATGAGCCGGGGCAGCTGGTCGCGCATCGATTTGGGTACGGCGGCGCTCACCGTCACCTGGCAGGTGCGCGGCTCCACCATGCTCTCCTCCTCCACCTCGATGGGGTCGAGAAAGCCGGCGGAGTCCGCCTGGGCCGCGTCGGACTCCGTGGCGAAGTCGCGTACCACGGTTTCGGAGAGCAACCCCATGCCGCGGGCCACCTCCACTAGCTTGCGCCGGGCGTCCAGCCTGGCGGCCAGGCAGGCGGCGCGCTTCACGCTGTCCGGCGTGCTGAAGCGGTTCGGGGCGAGCCCTGTGCCTGTGGTGGCCAGACGTCCGCGGATCGTGTCCACGTGGGCGTAGCTTGGCAGGGCGTGTGTACCGTTGGCGGATACGGCTGCGCCGGCGCCTGCTTCGGCTTGGCCGTCTGCGGCCATTGTCTGCAGCGGCCAGGTGAGGAGCAGCGAGACCAGCAGGAGCAGCGCAGGCAGGCAAAGGAACCTGGTGCGGGGGAAGGGCGTGTTCATGACAGGGATAGTATGATCATGCAACGGCGACGTTGATCAAGCGGATATGCCGGAGCCCATGGGAGCGCGCCGCTCTTCCCGGCCGGCGGCGGTGTCCAGCGCGTGGTACGCCTGGGCGATGTACTCTTCCGGCGAGGTGGAGGAGGTCGGCGTGAAGGCCGAAACACCGATGTGCACCTCCAGGGTGCGCGAGTCCTCCGGGCCGGCGACGGGTATGGCGAGATCGTGAACCGCCTGCCGCAGTGTCTCGCCCAGGGTTGCGGCTTCGTCCTGCAGCGTGTCGGGCAGGATTGCCACGTACTCGTGGTCGCCGTATCGGGCGAGGATGTTACACGGAAGCTGTTGCAGCTCCTGAGCCAGGGCGGAGGCCACGTGGTCGAGGGATTTCTTGGCGTGGAACTGCCCGTTGTGCGTCGAGTGCACGCCGATGCCGTCCACCTCGATAACGATGACGCCCAGGGACTGCTTGGCCCGGTTGGAGGCGCGCACAGTGCGCGCGAACACGTCGTCGAAAAGCTGGCGGGAGAGAACCCCGCTGCGGGGCTCGAAGCAGTGGCGCAGCTCCTCGGCGGCCACAGTGGAGGCGCCGTCCTCCACGAACGAGCCTTCCAGCGGGGCCGGCGCAGTGTCCACCTTGGACATGCTCACGGTGAAGGTGGCGATGCTGCGTTTGCCCAGGGTCTGGTCGAAGTCCAGCACGCCGCCCATGTTCCGCACCAACCGCGAGCACAGGGGCATGCCGTGCACGTCCGTGTCTTCTTCGAAGGGCAGGAAGAGCCTGTCCGGATCGCTCACCGGCGCGCACTGGAGGTAGGAAATCTTGACGAGCACGTTGCGCTCGCTGGAGGCGCTCTGGATGTTCACGTAGCCGCCGTCGGCCAGGTTTGCCAGGGCGTGGCGCACCAGGTCGATGACCACCTGGGTGAGGGCGTCGGGATCAGCCATGGC from Oceanidesulfovibrio marinus includes:
- a CDS encoding chromosomal replication initiator protein DnaA — encoded protein: MDTRWQEISEILQNSINPGLFTVWIKPLKANIVDQELTLIAPNEFVAVWVRDRLKNEIKEAAQTVLGFAPNLSVLADRSRVSDAGPGAAKPAPVIGRPVRARQIPLPVEAKPGNRLYKWKFSFSDFVVGPSNELAYAAAKGLCEKTMGADQLFLSSTPGLGKTHLLQALGQALSTVCNRKNPRIEYLSGEEFARRWLGAMQNRQLESFKDRYRDNVDILLLEDIHFFQGKQKMQDELLATIRSLQDRGSKVVLSSSFLPRELKDVDSQLASRFCSGFLAVIDKPDFETRRRILMRKADIFEYPLSDNVASLLADRLTSDVRQLESCLQNLILKAKLLNQGITPELAERVLENYAPQSMELNMDAIIEFICRSYDLSETDLSSRSRQRRTVQARNTAFFLARKHTELSLKDIGSRFNRRHSTVLKGISNVEREMQLETPLGRQLQNTVDLAGRYGAQASAPPE
- a CDS encoding UPF0280 family protein, which gives rise to MPFPHSIAPARSYRTSTCPRSGECAFQIVIEETDLHIVAARNLAAEASAAVHELRSRLKAFILCHPEFAASLTPVGVPEASHPVIRAMADAARACGVGPMAAVAGGVAEHVARALAPLSAEVLVENGGDTYMISTKDRTIALLADPGREASLGVRIPANEFPVSLCASSATYGHSLSLGRGDLVVVRSASGVFADAAATALCNELKAEADVESVLEAAQGLARGEGPRLEGVFVQCGQKMGAWGKMELALL